One stretch of Streptomyces sp. MMBL 11-1 DNA includes these proteins:
- a CDS encoding FBP domain-containing protein — protein sequence MKSLTEQEIRTSFVNCTKGEAKRLSVPRDLADRPWDDLDFLGWRDPQAPDRAYLVLDPGDGPVGLQLRSSDAGSWQTRRSMCSICVTVHTGGVSLLVAPKSGKAGQQGNSVGAYMCSDLACSLYVRGKKDAGVGARLRESLTLEEQIERTVANLVAFIAKVTA from the coding sequence ATGAAGTCCCTGACCGAGCAAGAGATCCGTACCTCCTTCGTGAACTGCACCAAGGGCGAGGCCAAGCGCCTGTCCGTCCCCCGCGACCTCGCCGACCGGCCCTGGGACGACCTGGACTTCCTGGGCTGGCGCGACCCTCAGGCCCCCGACCGGGCCTACCTGGTGCTCGACCCGGGCGACGGCCCCGTCGGCCTCCAACTGCGCTCGTCGGACGCCGGGTCCTGGCAGACCCGCCGCAGCATGTGTTCGATCTGTGTGACCGTCCACACCGGAGGCGTCTCCCTCCTGGTCGCCCCCAAGTCCGGGAAAGCGGGCCAGCAGGGCAACTCGGTCGGCGCCTACATGTGCAGCGACCTCGCCTGCTCGCTCTACGTACGCGGGAAGAAGGACGCGGGTGTCGGGGCGCGGCTCCGGGAGTCGCTCACCCTGGAGGAACAGATCGAGCGAACGGTGGCGAACCTCGTGGCGTTCATCGCCAAGGTGACGGCGTGA
- a CDS encoding cytochrome P450 has product MTESTTEPARQDPALTGPSTAPTSATPFPQDRECPYHPPTGYEPLRADRPLSRVTLFDGRPVWAVTGHALARRLLADPRLSTDRTHPAFPVPAERFANVQRRRVALVGVDDPEHNVQRRMLIPSFSVKRIAALRPRIQETVDRLLDAMERQGPPSELVADFALPVPSMVICALLGVPYADHEFFEGCSRRLLQGPGAADVDRARIELEDYLGALIDRKRVEPGEGLLDELIHRDHPQGPVDREDLVSFAVILLVAGHETTANMISLGTFTLLRHPGQLEALRSGKTTTATVVEELLRFLSIADGIQRLATEDIEVAGTTIREGEGVIFSTSLINRDSAVFEHPETLDWDRSARHHLAFGFGVHQCLGQNLARTELDIALRTLFERLPALRLAVPAHEIQHKPGDTIQGLLELPVAW; this is encoded by the coding sequence ATGACGGAATCCACGACGGAACCGGCCCGCCAGGACCCCGCTCTCACCGGCCCTTCCACCGCACCGACCTCCGCGACACCGTTCCCGCAGGACCGCGAGTGCCCCTACCACCCGCCCACCGGGTACGAGCCGCTGCGCGCGGACCGGCCCCTGAGCCGGGTCACCCTCTTCGACGGACGCCCGGTCTGGGCGGTCACCGGCCACGCCCTGGCCCGCCGGCTGCTGGCGGATCCGCGGCTGTCCACCGACCGCACCCACCCCGCGTTTCCCGTTCCGGCCGAGCGGTTCGCGAACGTGCAGCGGCGGCGTGTGGCTCTGGTCGGCGTCGACGACCCCGAGCACAACGTCCAGCGCAGGATGCTCATCCCGAGCTTCTCCGTGAAGCGGATCGCCGCGCTGCGCCCCCGCATCCAGGAGACGGTGGACCGACTGCTGGACGCGATGGAGCGGCAGGGGCCGCCGTCCGAACTGGTCGCCGATTTCGCGTTGCCGGTGCCGTCGATGGTGATCTGCGCGCTCCTCGGTGTTCCGTACGCCGACCACGAGTTCTTCGAGGGCTGTTCGCGGCGGCTCCTGCAGGGTCCGGGCGCGGCCGATGTGGACCGGGCCCGGATCGAGCTGGAGGACTATCTGGGCGCCCTGATCGACCGCAAGCGGGTGGAGCCGGGGGAGGGGCTCCTGGACGAGCTGATCCACCGGGACCACCCCCAGGGGCCCGTCGACCGAGAGGACCTCGTCTCGTTCGCCGTGATCCTGCTCGTCGCGGGGCACGAGACGACGGCGAACATGATCTCGCTCGGTACGTTCACACTGCTGAGGCACCCGGGGCAACTGGAGGCACTGCGGTCCGGAAAGACGACGACGGCCACGGTGGTCGAGGAGCTGTTGCGGTTCCTGTCCATCGCCGACGGTATTCAGCGGCTGGCGACCGAGGACATCGAGGTGGCCGGGACGACGATCCGCGAGGGCGAGGGCGTGATCTTCTCGACCTCGCTCATCAACCGCGACAGCGCGGTGTTCGAGCATCCGGAGACGCTCGACTGGGACCGGTCCGCCCGCCACCATCTCGCCTTCGGCTTCGGCGTCCACCAGTGCCTGGGCCAGAATCTGGCCCGCACCGAGCTCGACATCGCCCTGCGCACGCTCTTCGAGCGGCTGCCGGCACTCAGGCTCGCCGTGCCCGCGCACGAGATCCAGCACAAACCCGGGGACACGATCCAGGGTCTGCTGGAACTGCCCGTGGCCTGGTGA
- a CDS encoding ferredoxin, translated as MGVQVDKERCVGAGMCALTAPDVFTQDEDGFSEMLPGRPAGPGDHPLVREAVRACPVGAVSLTDD; from the coding sequence ATGGGCGTCCAGGTCGACAAGGAACGCTGCGTGGGGGCCGGCATGTGCGCGCTGACCGCGCCGGACGTGTTCACGCAGGACGAGGACGGGTTCAGCGAGATGCTTCCCGGCCGCCCGGCGGGGCCGGGGGACCACCCGCTGGTACGGGAGGCCGTACGGGCCTGCCCGGTCGGGGCGGTGTCCCTGACCGACGACTGA
- a CDS encoding tellurite resistance TerB family protein, producing the protein MAMWDRIKDQAKGLQQQSQGTRGPAGQRPAGTGAAGGSKEKLVGLLKSQLGSLKTELKSGAYRDASMAMCALVAAADGSVDPAERHHVETLILQNDVLQNFPPEQLRQRFNKHVDQMMFNFQQGKTEAMQEIAKAAKKPVEAKAVVQTGFVIAGADGYIAPAEAQVLREACMALGVSPQEFGL; encoded by the coding sequence ATGGCCATGTGGGACCGCATCAAGGATCAGGCCAAGGGGCTGCAGCAGCAGTCGCAGGGTACGAGGGGCCCCGCCGGCCAGCGACCGGCGGGTACCGGAGCCGCGGGCGGCTCGAAGGAGAAGCTGGTGGGGCTGCTCAAGTCGCAGCTCGGCTCCCTGAAGACGGAGCTCAAGAGCGGGGCGTACCGGGACGCCAGTATGGCGATGTGCGCTCTGGTCGCGGCCGCCGACGGGTCTGTCGACCCCGCCGAGCGGCACCACGTGGAGACGCTGATCCTGCAGAACGACGTCCTGCAGAACTTCCCTCCCGAGCAGTTGCGGCAGAGGTTCAACAAGCATGTCGATCAGATGATGTTCAACTTCCAGCAGGGCAAGACCGAGGCCATGCAGGAGATCGCCAAGGCCGCGAAGAAGCCCGTGGAGGCCAAGGCGGTCGTCCAGACCGGCTTCGTGATCGCCGGCGCTGACGGGTACATCGCCCCGGCCGAGGCGCAGGTGCTGCGGGAAGCGTGCATGGCGCTCGGGGTGTCGCCGCAGGAGTTCGGCCTCTGA
- a CDS encoding DedA family protein produces the protein MQYFPLASEPAGGIAGWATGLVETMGGPGAGLAIALENLFPPLPSEVILPLTGFAAGQGVLSLFSALFWTTLGSVVGAVALYQIGALFGRDRMYALWERLPLVKVSDLKKTEQWFVKHGMKAIFFGRMIPIFRSLISVPAGVERMPLPIFVLLTALGSFIWNFILIMAGYLLGDQWDLVERYVGVLSKVVLVLVVVALAVAVGRRLRSRRGDRQKDHA, from the coding sequence ATGCAGTATTTCCCTCTCGCCTCGGAGCCGGCGGGCGGCATCGCAGGATGGGCGACCGGCCTGGTCGAAACCATGGGCGGCCCCGGGGCCGGACTGGCGATCGCCCTGGAAAACCTCTTCCCGCCGTTGCCGAGCGAAGTCATTCTGCCGCTGACGGGTTTTGCCGCGGGGCAGGGAGTGCTCAGCCTGTTCTCCGCCCTGTTCTGGACGACGCTGGGGTCGGTGGTGGGCGCTGTCGCCCTTTACCAGATCGGCGCTCTCTTCGGCCGGGACCGTATGTACGCCCTGTGGGAGCGGCTTCCGCTGGTGAAGGTGTCCGACCTGAAGAAGACCGAACAATGGTTCGTCAAGCACGGCATGAAAGCCATCTTCTTCGGCCGGATGATTCCGATCTTTCGCAGCCTGATCAGCGTCCCGGCCGGCGTCGAGCGGATGCCACTGCCGATCTTCGTCCTGCTCACCGCTCTGGGCAGCTTCATCTGGAACTTCATCCTCATCATGGCCGGGTATCTGCTGGGTGACCAGTGGGACCTCGTGGAGCGTTACGTCGGGGTGCTCTCGAAGGTCGTTCTGGTGCTGGTGGTCGTAGCGCTGGCCGTGGCGGTCGGTCGCAGGCTGCGTTCCCGTCGAGGTGATCGGCAGAAGGACCACGCGTGA
- a CDS encoding MOSC domain-containing protein, protein MGGRVTAVSRNERYAFSKPTHPFITLLAGLGVEGDVHAGKTIRHQFRMTYEPDLPNLRQVHLMHEELFEELALKGFDVSAGRLGENITTAGVDLLGLPTGTLLRLGEEAVLEVTGLRNPCAKINDFRHGLLGEMFALDPVSGEFTFKSGIMAVVRTGGTVRAGDTVGIELPPLPHQALERV, encoded by the coding sequence ATGGGCGGCCGGGTCACCGCGGTGAGCCGCAACGAGCGGTACGCGTTCAGCAAACCCACCCACCCGTTCATCACCCTGCTCGCCGGGCTCGGCGTGGAGGGTGACGTGCATGCGGGAAAGACAATTCGCCACCAGTTCCGCATGACGTACGAACCGGACCTGCCCAACCTGCGCCAGGTCCACCTGATGCACGAGGAACTCTTCGAGGAGCTCGCACTCAAGGGCTTCGACGTGTCGGCGGGCCGGCTCGGCGAGAACATCACGACCGCGGGAGTCGATCTTCTCGGCCTTCCCACCGGGACCCTGCTGCGCCTCGGCGAGGAAGCGGTGCTGGAGGTGACCGGGCTGCGCAATCCGTGCGCGAAGATCAACGACTTCCGCCACGGGCTGCTGGGCGAGATGTTCGCCCTGGACCCCGTGTCAGGCGAGTTCACCTTCAAGTCGGGCATCATGGCCGTGGTCCGTACCGGTGGGACGGTCCGCGCCGGCGACACCGTCGGGATCGAGCTGCCGCCTCTCCCTCACCAGGCCCTGGAACGCGTCTAG
- a CDS encoding class I SAM-dependent methyltransferase, with the protein MTGQRDRWAELTGGQAGEEYAQRFARLAESGHDIHGEASFCAALLKPAGRVLDAGCGTGRIAIRLAELGHHCTGVDVDSSMLAVARREAPAQDWRLGDLARLDALGLDPDFDLVLAAGNVIPLLAPGTGATVVGNLAAALRPGGLLVTGMGLDAAHLPLDEAPVTITEFDHWCARAGLALRQRYATWNGDPYDEGGGYAVSVHTRPAT; encoded by the coding sequence ATGACTGGGCAACGCGACCGTTGGGCGGAACTGACCGGTGGACAGGCTGGGGAGGAATACGCCCAGCGGTTCGCGCGGCTCGCCGAGTCGGGCCACGACATCCACGGCGAGGCCTCCTTCTGCGCCGCGTTGCTGAAACCGGCCGGCCGGGTGCTCGACGCGGGCTGCGGCACCGGCCGGATCGCGATCCGGCTGGCCGAACTGGGCCACCACTGCACCGGCGTGGACGTCGACTCCTCGATGCTCGCCGTCGCACGCCGCGAGGCGCCCGCGCAGGACTGGCGCCTCGGTGACCTGGCCCGGCTGGACGCCCTCGGCCTGGACCCGGACTTCGACCTGGTGCTCGCCGCCGGAAACGTCATCCCCCTGCTGGCCCCCGGCACCGGGGCGACCGTCGTCGGGAACCTTGCCGCCGCACTGCGCCCCGGCGGTCTGCTGGTCACCGGCATGGGACTGGACGCCGCACACCTGCCGCTCGACGAAGCACCGGTGACCATCACCGAGTTCGACCACTGGTGCGCCCGGGCCGGACTGGCCCTGCGGCAGCGCTACGCGACCTGGAACGGCGACCCGTACGACGAGGGCGGCGGCTACGCGGTCAGCGTGCACACCCGCCCCGCCACCTGA
- a CDS encoding response regulator transcription factor, producing the protein MPRVVLVEDDPSVRDGVEMGLRRRGHEVLATATGEAGLEALDAFRPDLLLLDLMLPVMDGVEVCRRVRANSQLPIIMLTARGDDVDIVVGLEAGADDYVVKPARTEVIEARIRAVLRRFEAPAGARPAVEYHGDLDIDRAGHTVLKAGEPVALAPSELKLLLFLSAAPGKVFSRQRLLEEVWDHSYHSDVRLVDACVRRLRIKIEDLSDSPRYIQTLRGFGYRFGPL; encoded by the coding sequence ATGCCACGCGTCGTCCTTGTCGAAGATGATCCGTCTGTACGCGACGGCGTCGAGATGGGGCTGCGCCGGCGCGGGCACGAGGTCCTCGCCACCGCGACCGGCGAGGCCGGCCTGGAGGCGCTGGACGCGTTCCGCCCCGACCTCCTGCTGCTCGATCTGATGCTGCCCGTGATGGACGGCGTCGAGGTGTGCCGCCGCGTACGCGCGAACAGCCAGTTGCCGATCATCATGCTCACCGCGCGCGGTGATGACGTGGACATCGTCGTCGGGCTGGAGGCCGGTGCGGACGACTACGTCGTCAAGCCCGCCCGCACCGAGGTCATCGAGGCCCGCATCCGCGCCGTGCTGCGCCGCTTCGAAGCCCCGGCCGGCGCCCGGCCCGCCGTCGAATACCACGGCGACCTGGACATCGACCGGGCCGGTCACACCGTCCTCAAGGCGGGCGAGCCGGTCGCCCTCGCACCTTCCGAGCTGAAGCTGTTGCTGTTCCTGTCCGCGGCGCCGGGAAAGGTCTTCAGCCGGCAGCGGCTCCTGGAAGAAGTCTGGGATCACAGCTACCACAGCGACGTGCGCCTGGTGGACGCCTGCGTGCGCCGACTCCGCATCAAGATCGAAGACCTGTCCGACAGCCCTCGGTACATCCAGACCCTGCGGGGATTCGGCTACCGCTTCGGCCCGCTGTGA
- a CDS encoding sensor histidine kinase, with translation MKIPGAAAAFGVRTRLVLAFLLVAAVSAVTTAALTYREARSAVLERAQDTAVASFREEVERFVPRLPLDLESVRWDLYDIAARSKPHPWIVFAEYGSVRVSSGDRPASGVLTGELRRAARTSPHGSFQRVVKDEKAYLTIGMPVLTRVVAGGRAVPSGLVLYAVMPMANEEADIDALVTAARDGALPGLVVALVPALFAARSVLRPVRELRRAAHSMGGGRLDARITVRGRDEMADLARTFNSSAARLEHSVQELRDAGARARRFASDVSHELRTPLAGMLAVTEVLDEDAGTLDPDTARAVRLISLETGKLAVLVEDLMEISRFDARAAGLNTDEVDAAEAIRRTLSGRQWQDRVRAELAEGIRIRLDPRRFDVIVANLVDNALHHGAEPVTVRLSSRAGALITEVRDSGPGIAPDALPHIFDRFYKADAARSRSSGSGLGLAITQENVVLHGGTIRASSAPGGGALFTVELPFDGPASRPDAPDDPPPAHGEGPGTGPGRGEATA, from the coding sequence GTGAAGATACCCGGAGCGGCCGCCGCGTTCGGCGTGCGTACCCGGCTGGTGCTCGCGTTCCTCCTGGTGGCCGCGGTCAGCGCGGTCACCACCGCCGCGCTGACCTACCGGGAAGCTCGCAGCGCGGTCCTCGAACGCGCACAGGACACGGCCGTCGCCTCCTTCCGCGAGGAGGTCGAGCGGTTCGTCCCCCGCCTGCCCCTGGACCTGGAATCGGTCCGGTGGGACCTGTACGACATCGCGGCGCGCTCCAAACCCCATCCATGGATCGTGTTCGCCGAGTACGGCTCGGTGCGCGTCTCCTCGGGCGACCGGCCCGCCTCCGGTGTGCTGACCGGGGAGCTGCGCCGCGCCGCGCGGACCTCGCCGCACGGCAGCTTCCAGCGGGTCGTCAAGGACGAGAAGGCGTATCTGACGATCGGGATGCCGGTGCTGACGCGGGTCGTCGCGGGCGGCCGCGCGGTGCCCAGCGGCCTCGTCCTCTACGCCGTGATGCCCATGGCGAACGAGGAGGCGGACATCGACGCCCTGGTGACCGCTGCCCGCGACGGTGCCCTGCCGGGACTGGTGGTGGCCCTGGTGCCCGCCCTGTTCGCCGCGCGCAGCGTGCTGCGCCCCGTCCGGGAACTGCGGCGTGCCGCGCACTCCATGGGCGGGGGGCGGCTCGACGCGCGGATCACCGTACGCGGCAGGGACGAGATGGCCGACCTCGCCCGGACGTTCAACAGCTCGGCGGCCCGCCTCGAACACTCCGTACAGGAACTCCGGGACGCCGGGGCGCGGGCCCGGCGTTTCGCCTCGGACGTCTCGCACGAACTGCGCACCCCCCTCGCGGGAATGCTCGCCGTCACGGAAGTCCTGGACGAGGACGCCGGGACGCTCGACCCGGACACCGCCCGTGCGGTGCGCCTGATCAGCCTTGAGACCGGCAAACTGGCCGTGCTGGTGGAGGACCTGATGGAGATATCCCGCTTCGACGCCCGCGCGGCCGGACTCAACACCGACGAGGTGGACGCGGCGGAGGCCATACGCAGAACCCTGTCCGGCAGGCAGTGGCAGGACCGGGTCCGTGCGGAGCTGGCCGAGGGCATCCGTATCCGCCTCGACCCTCGCCGCTTCGACGTCATCGTGGCCAACCTCGTCGACAACGCCCTGCACCACGGCGCCGAACCGGTCACCGTACGGCTGTCGTCCCGCGCGGGTGCGCTGATCACCGAGGTGCGGGACAGCGGCCCCGGGATCGCCCCCGACGCACTGCCGCACATCTTCGACCGGTTCTACAAGGCGGACGCCGCGCGTTCCCGCTCATCGGGCAGCGGCCTCGGCCTCGCGATCACCCAGGAGAACGTGGTCCTCCACGGCGGCACGATCCGCGCTTCGAGCGCGCCCGGCGGCGGCGCGCTGTTCACGGTGGAACTGCCCTTCGACGGGCCCGCGTCGAGGCCCGACGCGCCGGACGATCCGCCGCCCGCACACGGCGAAGGGCCGGGGACGGGTCCCGGACGCGGGGAGGCCACCGCGTGA
- a CDS encoding S8 family peptidase yields MRKRSTRAYALVAAASVALTAGMTGPASGKTGGPDMASPTAKALVPAGRTVDTVTLITGDRVLVGAKGRVEGIQRAKGREDIPFFTEIHDGRTHVVPRDARQLIADGRLDRRLFDITALAEPESLRAHRAGLKVIVGYRGAAAGSARAEVRSADGTTVRRALSALDADAVTTAAATDSKGALWDALTRQRKDGSAATASGIARIWLDGVRKASLDRSTGQIGAPAAWARSFDGTGVKIAVVDTGIDTTHPDLAGRVAAERNFSGSPDAKDRDGHGTHVASTAAGTGAKDARFKGVAPGARLINAKVLDDRGVGDDSGVIAGVDWAVAQGADIINMSLGGVDTPGIDPLEAQVNKVSAEKGVLFAIAAGNSGPDQGTVGSPGSADAALTVGAVDDNDLIADFSSVGPRTGDKAVKPDITAPGVSITAAAAAGVPGQDPPGYHSLNGTSMATPHVAGAAAILKQKNPTWTGDRIKAALTGSAKDGSHSVFQQGAGRLTVDKAIDQTVVAEPVSVNLGTQTWPHTDDAPVTKQVTYRNNGSSDVTLDLSLSAPTGGDGQPAPAGFFALGAQRVTVPAGGTAAVDLTADTRLGGTVDGSYSATVVASGGGQTVRTAAAVDREVESYEVTFKATGRDGAPSTGWQADLKGYLGHASRLRFFPDLSSGSATVRLPRGTYNLSADMLVDPAAPGKGADLINNPQFSVTGPTTVDLDARTTRPVTFKVPDATATPTRAGMMYALDTPEAGIRLWSDFTSFDNVRTAHQGPRASAGSLYQQWSAHWKQGGTEYNALAGSLVPELATGYSKTYTTRNMALVKVRIGASVPGLDSVVQAYGELANGGIEPAFTVHPLTGTRKVYLSTDDDAVWNISAGVLGDKDPAGGRQIEAAYFWDTARRFEPGTTHTDTFHAGVMGPQIKAGEGLVRDGDNLYGSLALLSDGQGHSGFARYAGATTTIHRDGVLYAKEDAAISERFFALPEESATYKVATTVNRNPAVYRAGNRIDASWTFTSARTAAPTTLPVSTVRFQPRLALDSTVPAGSQQTFPVVVQGAAAGAGLKALRVMVSYDNEKWLPAKVTAGTITVSAPAKGKAISLKAVVTDTNGNESTVTIHNAFFGR; encoded by the coding sequence TTGCGAAAAAGATCAACGAGGGCGTACGCGCTCGTCGCCGCGGCCTCGGTCGCCCTGACCGCCGGCATGACCGGTCCGGCGTCGGGGAAGACCGGTGGCCCGGACATGGCATCCCCGACCGCCAAGGCCTTAGTGCCGGCCGGCCGGACCGTCGACACCGTCACCCTGATCACCGGCGACCGGGTCCTCGTCGGCGCCAAGGGCCGGGTCGAGGGCATCCAGCGGGCCAAGGGCCGGGAGGACATCCCCTTCTTCACCGAGATCCACGACGGCCGCACCCATGTGGTGCCGCGTGACGCCCGGCAGCTGATCGCGGACGGCAGGCTGGACCGGCGGCTGTTCGACATCACCGCACTGGCCGAGCCGGAGAGTCTCAGGGCCCACCGGGCCGGGCTCAAGGTGATCGTCGGTTACCGGGGGGCGGCGGCCGGGTCCGCCCGTGCCGAGGTGCGGTCCGCGGACGGCACCACCGTCCGCCGGGCCCTGTCGGCCCTCGACGCCGATGCCGTCACCACTGCCGCGGCCACCGACAGCAAGGGCGCGCTGTGGGACGCCCTGACACGTCAGCGTAAGGACGGTTCGGCGGCCACCGCGTCCGGTATCGCGCGAATCTGGCTCGACGGCGTGCGCAAGGCCTCCCTCGACCGCAGCACCGGTCAGATCGGCGCCCCTGCGGCCTGGGCCCGGTCGTTCGACGGCACCGGAGTGAAGATCGCCGTCGTGGACACCGGCATCGACACCACCCATCCGGACCTGGCGGGCAGGGTGGCCGCGGAGCGGAACTTCAGCGGCTCCCCGGACGCCAAGGACCGTGACGGGCACGGCACGCACGTCGCCTCCACCGCGGCCGGCACGGGAGCGAAGGACGCCCGGTTCAAGGGCGTTGCCCCGGGGGCCCGGCTCATCAACGCCAAGGTGCTGGACGATCGGGGCGTCGGTGACGACTCCGGCGTCATCGCGGGGGTCGACTGGGCCGTCGCCCAGGGCGCCGACATCATCAACATGAGTCTGGGCGGCGTCGACACACCCGGAATCGACCCACTGGAAGCCCAGGTCAACAAGGTATCCGCGGAGAAGGGCGTCCTGTTCGCGATAGCCGCGGGCAACAGCGGGCCGGACCAGGGCACGGTCGGATCGCCGGGCAGCGCCGACGCGGCCCTGACCGTCGGCGCCGTCGACGACAACGACCTGATCGCCGACTTCTCCAGCGTCGGCCCCCGTACCGGCGACAAGGCCGTCAAGCCCGACATCACCGCGCCGGGCGTGTCGATCACGGCGGCCGCCGCCGCGGGCGTGCCGGGACAGGACCCGCCCGGATACCACAGCCTGAACGGCACGTCGATGGCGACTCCGCACGTCGCGGGGGCCGCGGCGATCCTCAAGCAGAAGAACCCCACCTGGACGGGCGACCGGATCAAGGCCGCTCTGACGGGCTCGGCCAAGGACGGCTCCCACTCGGTCTTCCAGCAGGGCGCGGGCCGGCTCACCGTCGACAAGGCGATCGACCAGACGGTCGTCGCCGAGCCGGTCTCCGTGAACCTGGGCACCCAGACCTGGCCCCACACCGACGACGCCCCCGTCACCAAGCAGGTGACGTACCGCAACAACGGCAGCAGCGACGTGACGCTGGACCTGTCGCTGTCCGCGCCGACCGGCGGGGACGGGCAGCCCGCACCGGCCGGCTTCTTCGCCCTCGGGGCGCAGCGGGTCACGGTCCCGGCGGGTGGCACCGCCGCCGTGGACCTGACCGCCGACACCCGCCTCGGCGGTACGGTCGACGGCTCCTACTCGGCCACCGTCGTGGCGTCCGGGGGCGGCCAGACCGTGCGGACGGCGGCCGCGGTGGATCGGGAGGTCGAGTCGTACGAGGTCACCTTCAAGGCCACCGGTCGGGACGGCGCGCCCAGCACCGGCTGGCAGGCGGACCTCAAGGGGTATCTCGGTCACGCCTCCCGCCTGCGGTTCTTCCCGGATCTGTCGTCCGGTTCGGCAACGGTCCGGCTGCCGCGCGGCACCTACAACCTGTCGGCCGACATGCTGGTCGACCCCGCGGCTCCGGGCAAGGGAGCCGATCTGATCAACAACCCCCAGTTCTCGGTGACCGGCCCGACCACGGTCGACCTCGACGCCCGGACCACCCGGCCGGTGACGTTCAAGGTGCCGGACGCGACGGCCACTCCGACGCGCGCGGGGATGATGTACGCCCTGGACACGCCCGAGGCGGGCATCAGACTGTGGAGCGACTTCACCAGTTTCGACAACGTCCGTACCGCGCATCAGGGTCCCCGGGCGTCCGCTGGCTCCCTCTACCAGCAGTGGTCCGCCCACTGGAAGCAGGGGGGCACCGAGTACAACGCGCTCGCCGGCAGCCTGGTCCCGGAGCTGGCCACCGGCTACAGCAAGACGTACACGACCAGGAACATGGCCCTGGTGAAGGTGCGGATCGGGGCGTCGGTGCCCGGCCTCGACAGCGTCGTCCAGGCATACGGCGAACTGGCCAACGGGGGTATCGAACCGGCCTTCACCGTGCACCCCCTGACGGGGACCCGGAAGGTGTACCTGTCCACGGACGACGACGCCGTCTGGAACATCTCGGCGGGTGTCCTGGGAGACAAGGACCCGGCGGGCGGCCGACAGATCGAAGCGGCCTACTTCTGGGACACGGCCCGGAGGTTCGAGCCGGGGACGACGCACACCGACACCTTCCACGCCGGCGTGATGGGGCCGCAGATCAAGGCCGGTGAAGGGCTCGTGCGCGACGGCGACAACCTCTACGGTTCGCTGGCGCTCCTCAGCGACGGGCAGGGCCATTCCGGGTTCGCCCGGTACGCCGGTGCGACCACCACGATCCACCGCGACGGCGTGCTGTACGCGAAGGAGGACGCTGCCATAAGCGAGCGGTTCTTCGCGCTGCCCGAGGAGTCCGCCACGTACAAGGTGGCGACCACGGTCAACCGGAACCCGGCGGTCTACCGCGCCGGGAACCGGATCGACGCCTCGTGGACCTTCACCTCCGCACGCACCGCGGCTCCGACGACGCTGCCGGTCTCCACGGTCCGTTTCCAGCCGCGGCTCGCGCTGGACTCCACCGTCCCGGCGGGCTCCCAGCAGACGTTCCCCGTCGTGGTGCAGGGCGCGGCGGCCGGAGCCGGTCTGAAGGCGCTGCGGGTGATGGTGTCGTACGACAACGAGAAGTGGCTGCCCGCCAAGGTCACCGCGGGCACGATCACCGTGAGCGCCCCGGCGAAGGGCAAGGCGATCTCGTTGAAGGCCGTCGTCACCGACACGAACGGCAACGAGTCGACGGTCACGATCCACAACGCCTTCTTCGGCAGGTGA
- a CDS encoding GNAT family N-acetyltransferase, translating to MAELDGAVWPPVPIRTRRLVLRGSEARDRAAFIELFASPEVGVHLGGPRPRDALERSVPEVPGRRRGFFVVELDGAMIGAVTLDRRPGDLPGHLRPDAGEFELGYLLLPEAWGFGFASEACAAALGWFAAALPGEPVVLCTRTANSPSMRLARKLGFTEVARFEEYGAEQWLGVTSPVTPSD from the coding sequence ATGGCCGAACTCGACGGTGCCGTCTGGCCGCCCGTCCCGATCAGGACGCGACGGCTCGTGCTCCGTGGGTCCGAGGCGCGGGACCGTGCGGCGTTCATCGAGCTGTTCGCATCGCCGGAGGTGGGCGTCCACCTCGGTGGCCCCCGACCGCGCGACGCTCTCGAACGCTCCGTCCCCGAGGTGCCGGGGCGACGGCGGGGCTTCTTCGTGGTGGAGCTCGACGGAGCGATGATCGGCGCGGTCACTCTCGACCGTCGGCCCGGGGATCTCCCGGGCCACCTCCGTCCGGATGCCGGGGAGTTCGAACTCGGCTATCTGTTGCTGCCGGAAGCCTGGGGCTTCGGGTTCGCCTCCGAGGCATGCGCCGCCGCGCTCGGCTGGTTCGCCGCAGCGCTTCCCGGCGAGCCGGTGGTTCTCTGCACCCGGACCGCCAACAGCCCCTCGATGCGCCTCGCGCGGAAGCTGGGGTTCACCGAGGTGGCGCGGTTCGAGGAGTACGGCGCCGAGCAGTGGCTGGGCGTAACGAGTCCGGTCACGCCGTCCGACTGA